The stretch of DNA ACCGGCATCGCCCTCACCCCGGCCGTGGCCGGCCCCTACGCGCGCCCGCTGGCCCACCCGGACACCCAGGTACTGGTGCACGCCTCGGCCGCCTCGAAAGCCCGCCCAGCCGGCACCGTGATCGCGAGCCCGAAGGGCTGGTACGACGCCGGCGACTACAACAAATACATCGTCAACTCCGGCATCAGCACCTACACCCTGCTGGCGGCCTACGAGCACTTCCCCGAGTGGTTCGCCAAACTTCCGCTGAACCTGCCCGAATCGGGCAACGGCCTGCCCGACATCCTCAACGAGACGCTGTGGAACCTCGACTGGATGCTCAGCATGCAGGACCCGAACGACGGCGGGGTCTACCACAAGCTCACCAACAAGGCCTTCGATGGCATGGTCATGCCCGAGAAGGCGATCACGCCGCGCTACGTGGTGCAGAAGACCACCACGGCCACGCTCGACTTCGCGGCCGTGATGGCCGCCGCCAGCCGCGTGCTGAAACCCTTCGACAGCCAGCAGCCGGGACGCTCGGCGCGCTACCTGGCGGCCGCCGAACAAGCCTGGCGCTGGGCCGAGGCCCATCCGAAGGTCCTGTACCAGCAACCGGCCGACATCCAGACCGGCGCCTACGGCGACCAGAGCGCGGACGACGAATTCGCCTGGGCCGCCGCCGAACTCCTGGTCACCACCGGCAAGCCGGCCTACCGCGCCCGCGCCTTTGCCGGTACGGCCATCAAGGGAACCGAGCCGGGCTGGGCCGACGTCGGCATGCTGGGCTGGATCTCGCTTGCCCAGCATGCCGGACGCCTGCCGGCGGGCGTGGACGCGGCTCCCGTGCGCAAGCAGCTGCTGGAGGTCGGCGACCGGCTGGTCGAACGCTGGCGCGCCTCGCCCTACCGCGTCACCATGGGCGCCAAGGACTTCGTCTGGGGCAGCAGCTCGGTGATCCTGAACCAGGCCATGATGCTGGTCGCGGCCTACCGCGTCGAGGCGCGGCCGGACTACCTGAATGCGGCCCAGTCGGCGCTCGACTACGTGCTCGGCCGCAACGGCCCGGGCATGTCCTTCGTCACCGGATTCGGCGCCCGCTCGCCGATGCACCCGCACCACCGCCCGTCCGAGGCCGACGGCATCGAGGCGCCGGTGCCGGGCATGCTGGTCGGCGGCCCTAATCCCGGCCAGCAGGACGCCAAGGATTGCCCGGCCCCCTACTCGTCGACACTGCCGGCCCTGTCCTACCTCGACCACGTGTGCAGCTACGCCAGCAACGAGATCGCGATCAACTGGAATGCGCCGCTGGTGTACGTGGCTGCAGCCATGGAGTCGCTGCAACGCTGAAACAGCGAAGCAACACCGATTGTTAGGCGCAAACATTTTGATTGCCTGACAATCGGGACCTGCTCTACACTTCGGTCGTATTGATGCGCAAAGACGCATCGACGGAAACAAGAACAGGAGACGATATGAATGACAAGCCGATCCGCCGGATCGTCATCGTGGGCGGCGGCACCGCCGGCTGGATGGCGGCGGCCCCGCTGGCGCAGCGCCTGGCGCGCCGCCCCGATGCGCCCTGCGAGGTGATCCTGGTGGAGTCGCCCGAGATCGGCACCATCGGGGTCGGCGAGGCGACCTTGCCGACCATCCGCTACTACAACGCCGCGCTGGGCCTCGACCCGGACGACTTCGTGCGGCGTACCAAGGCCAGCTACAAGCTCGGCATCGAGTTCAAGGACTGGGGCCACCTCGGCAACCGCTTCTTCCACGGATTCGGCGATTTCGGTCCCTCGGTCGACAGGCACCCTTCGCACTTGTTCTGGCTGCGCATGGCCGCGCAGTTCGACAACATGCCGGCGCTGGAGAACTGGTCGGTCTCGTCGATCATGGCTCGGCACAACAAATTCGTGCCGCCGCACAAGGGCACGCCCTCGATCACCGACGCCTATTCCTACGGCTACCATTTCGACGCCGGCCTGTACGCCAACTTCCTGCGCGAGTACGCCGTGGCGCACGGTGCGCAGCGCCTCGAGGGCACCATTGTGGAGGTCGAACAGCATCCGGAGAGCGGCTTCATCACGGCAGTCAAGCTGCGCGACGGCCGCCGGATCGAGGGCGACCTGTTCGTCGACTGCTCCGGATTCCGGGGCTTGCTGATCGAAGGGGCACTGAAGGCCGGCTACGATGACTGGAGCGAGCAGCTGCCCTGCAACAGTGCGCTCGCCGCGCCCTGCGCCAGCGTGCCCGCCCTGACGCCGTATACCCGCTCCACGGCCAAGGAATCGGGCTGGATCTGGCGTATCCCGTTGCAGCACCGCACCGGCAACGGCCACGTCTACAGCAACGCCTTCACCAGCGACGCGCGGGCACGCGAGCTACTGCTCGACTACCTCGACGGCGCCGCGCTCGACGAGCCGCGCCAGCTGCGATTCGTCACCGGCCGCAGGCGCAAGTCGTGGGTCAAGAACTGCGTCGCGGTGGGCTTGTCCGCCGGCTTCGTCGAGCCCCTGGAATCGACCAGCATCAGCCTGATCGAAACCGCGGTCGGCAAGCTGGTCGAGCTGTTCCCGGACCGCGACTGCCGTCCCGAACTGGCCAACGAGTTCAACCGCTACATGGGCGTGCGCTACGAATCGGTGCGCGACTTCATCGTCCTGCACTACAAACTGACGAAGCGCGACGACTCGGAATTCTGGCGCTACTGCGCCAACATGCCGATTCCCGATACGAT from Massilia varians encodes:
- a CDS encoding glycoside hydrolase family 9 protein, yielding MHHPAPPSGPPRLLPARRLAIACAALALAGGAHGAGPAASVKLNQVGYLPAAQKLAVVPMSLPSDAQGRFAVIDAASGKQVFEGSLGGAATWDASGERVRLADFSALRTPGSYRLRVAGLPDSAPFAIKAGVYRELDIAAIRNYTLNRTGIALTPAVAGPYARPLAHPDTQVLVHASAASKARPAGTVIASPKGWYDAGDYNKYIVNSGISTYTLLAAYEHFPEWFAKLPLNLPESGNGLPDILNETLWNLDWMLSMQDPNDGGVYHKLTNKAFDGMVMPEKAITPRYVVQKTTTATLDFAAVMAAASRVLKPFDSQQPGRSARYLAAAEQAWRWAEAHPKVLYQQPADIQTGAYGDQSADDEFAWAAAELLVTTGKPAYRARAFAGTAIKGTEPGWADVGMLGWISLAQHAGRLPAGVDAAPVRKQLLEVGDRLVERWRASPYRVTMGAKDFVWGSSSVILNQAMMLVAAYRVEARPDYLNAAQSALDYVLGRNGPGMSFVTGFGARSPMHPHHRPSEADGIEAPVPGMLVGGPNPGQQDAKDCPAPYSSTLPALSYLDHVCSYASNEIAINWNAPLVYVAAAMESLQR
- a CDS encoding tryptophan halogenase family protein; this encodes MNDKPIRRIVIVGGGTAGWMAAAPLAQRLARRPDAPCEVILVESPEIGTIGVGEATLPTIRYYNAALGLDPDDFVRRTKASYKLGIEFKDWGHLGNRFFHGFGDFGPSVDRHPSHLFWLRMAAQFDNMPALENWSVSSIMARHNKFVPPHKGTPSITDAYSYGYHFDAGLYANFLREYAVAHGAQRLEGTIVEVEQHPESGFITAVKLRDGRRIEGDLFVDCSGFRGLLIEGALKAGYDDWSEQLPCNSALAAPCASVPALTPYTRSTAKESGWIWRIPLQHRTGNGHVYSNAFTSDARARELLLDYLDGAALDEPRQLRFVTGRRRKSWVKNCVAVGLSAGFVEPLESTSISLIETAVGKLVELFPDRDCRPELANEFNRYMGVRYESVRDFIVLHYKLTKRDDSEFWRYCANMPIPDTIRHQIELFRETGRVTILDPHGFAEPSFVAMLMGLGAVPKRYDPFVDAVDIREVHGHFAGVRDMIAQAVDRMPTHDAYIASQVRAANQAAA